In Candidatus Eremiobacteraceae bacterium, the sequence GTAGAAGCTTGCGACCAGCCGATATTCTCCGGCCGGCGTAGGGCTGGTCGGCGATTCATCGATCGTCCAGTCCGCGACGTAGACCTTTGTCTGACCGGGCACGAGTCGAAGCGTGGTCGGTGTTCGCCGTATATTATGGAAGTACGACGAACGCCAGACTTCCAACGGCAACACAATAAGTCCGCCGAGGTACGAATGGACGCGGCGGGTGACGAACTCGCACTGCAGTTCCGATGGAAATGACAGCGTCATCGGCAGCGCGGAGTCGTTGGTCACCGCAAATCGAAATTGTACATCGCCGTGGTCCGGCAAAATGGGCAACGGCCGCTCGGTAAGCGGATCCAATATCTCGAAGTCGTACGTCATTCCCAGCGGCAACGTCGGATCCGGGCGATGCAGCAATTCGGCAAGGCGCGACGGCACCATTGGCTCGCCCGCGGCCTGGTGCGATACGAAGCTCACCCCGAACAGCACCAAGAAGACGAGAACGATGATCGTTATCGTCAATTGGCCGATGGAATTGGGCCTGGGCCGAAGCGGCCTCACGTATTGGCCTCAGCGTAAATCGACCGCCTCGTCTGGCACGGCGTCACGCATGTCATCTAATAGGGATTGTCGGCCGCGTCCCGCTCAGCCTTTAGCTTTTCGAAGATCAGTCGCGGACATAGTTGCCGCCGAGCATCAAGAGCACGCTGAGCTCGGCTGCAAGACCTGGATCGATGGCCTCAAGACCTGCCCAAGCCTCGGCGTCGGCAGGATCGCTGTCTAAGATGCGCGTGTAGGCGCTCGCAAGCTCGCGATGCACGTCCGCGCGATCGGGGATGACCGCGAGCAGTTCGCGCCATGCTGCGACC encodes:
- a CDS encoding BsuPI-related putative proteinase inhibitor, which gives rise to MRPLRPRPNSIGQLTITIIVLVFLVLFGVSFVSHQAAGEPMVPSRLAELLHRPDPTLPLGMTYDFEILDPLTERPLPILPDHGDVQFRFAVTNDSALPMTLSFPSELQCEFVTRRVHSYLGGLIVLPLEVWRSSYFHNIRRTPTTLRLVPGQTKVYVADWTIDESPTSPTPAGEYRLVASFYGVEETQALTKPF